GAGTAGCAAAAACCCAGTAACAAACGAGagcgcaccggaaatggctTGCACTGCACAGGGCAATCAAACGGCATTGATTGTGGCCACAGAACAAGCCgattttgaaaagaaagcgGACAGtcaagcaaacagaaaacggaaggCCAATAACGGTTCCGATGAATCGGAAAGCAGAACGAAGGTTGCCAAAGCGGGAAAAAATATGGTGGCAAGGAGTGGTTCTAACACGCTATTGAGAGCAGCTGACGCAAATGTATCACCGATCTCGAATCGagaatcgaaccaaaaactTAAAAATGATCCAAAGTCCGCAGATAATTTAAAACCCCCAGGAAAAAGTGCCACACCCGATCCCAGGAATATTGAATGCAGTAGTGTTCCAATGAAGAATGCTACAAGTAAAACAGATTTTCGTAAAAAGATGCGAATTGCACCAAACATCCCAAAGGATACAGTAAGCAAAGGGATGGACATCAATAGGTCCCCGTGCTCCTCTGTAAGTGGAGGTTTGGCAGATAAAAATTGCCGAGAAAAGGAGTCATTGATGCCCAACAAGCATCGTGTCAATAGCAaggttttgcaaacaaaaggaaaagagGACCAAAGCCAAAATCCATTGCATACTACTGTACCCACCACGCGTACCCCTGTACCACGCGTTAGCATTCCCTTGAAACGGTTGTCCAATGTTTCGAAAGAACAGATCGCTGCTTCAAACGTTGGAGCATCACACAAAAACGAGCAACAAAGTATTACTGGTTTGAAACCTGTAGCTATTGCTCAGAGTATGTCCAGTGCGCAAACAGAAAATCTTGATAGTAATGTAAATACTCTTGTTGATGCCGATACTGCAAATCAAAAGCCATTGTCACTAAATGGCAAATCTACTGACGAAGCATCGTCGATTGCTGTTGAGAAGCCGCCGGCTGACGATCAACAACCGTCTGTTGATCAAGGTAAAACGACATGCGAATCTATTGCCATGCAATCGCTGGACATTACTAGGGCGCAGAACGAAGCGGATCTACTCGGGAATCCTTCCAGTTTCTCCTCGGTAGATAAAAGTTCTGATCCAACGGTGACAGAATCGTCAAGCCCTGCCACAAAGTCTCCAAAGGTTGGCATAAAGCATCGTCGGCACAGCACCTATGGTAGCATACGTGTGTGCAGAGATTTGTTTGATGCTCCGCAAGAAAGTGTCGAATTTGCCGCCATTCGGAATAATTTGATGATCCGGAAGCCGCCATCGGGTGAATCTTTCACTCTTTTGAATGGTGCAGCAAGCAACCCGGATCCATCGACAATCGGCCAGCATCACGACGATACCGTTGTATCCGTTTCGCCAATGCAATTCTCTGTAGCAAACCCGTCGGTtgtgcggccgccgccacctcgCAGGAAAAGCGTTTGTTTCGGTATTAACAATCAGCCGACACTAATGCCAAAGAATGTTTCACTAAACAGCGATCCAGCCAGATTGTCAACTGTTCAACGGTTGGTG
This Anopheles bellator unplaced genomic scaffold, idAnoBellAS_SP24_06.2 scaffold01215_ctg1, whole genome shotgun sequence DNA region includes the following protein-coding sequences:
- the LOC131214510 gene encoding uncharacterized protein LOC131214510, translating into MACTAQGNQTALIVATEQADFEKKADSQANRKRKANNGSDESESRTKVAKAGKNMVARSGSNTLLRAADANVSPISNRESNQKLKNDPKSADNLKPPGKSATPDPRNIECSSVPMKNATSKTDFRKKMRIAPNIPKDTVSKGMDINRSPCSSVSGGLADKNCREKESLMPNKHRVNSKVLQTKGKEDQSQNPLHTTVPTTRTPVPRVSIPLKRLSNVSKEQIAASNVGASHKNEQQSITGLKPVAIAQSMSSAQTENLDSNVNTLVDADTANQKPLSLNGKSTDEASSIAVEKPPADDQQPSVDQGKTTCESIAMQSLDITRAQNEADLLGNPSSFSSVDKSSDPTVTESSSPATKSPKVGIKHRRHSTYGSIRVCRDLFDAPQESVEFAAIRNNLMIRKPPSGESFTLLNGAASNPDPSTIGQHHDDTVVSVSPMQFSVANPSVVRPPPPRRKSVCFGINNQPTLMPKNVSLNSDPARLSTVQRLVDNAASYSVRPLQQVSVTRALPSGMTSTPSRVIPRVAESGPVLQSAQQARTTAGSLRTYRQPSTLRAEPSVTAGNATTSQMAVNAQPNLVRPPQNQVSTAGPLASGTQESIQTFTIRRVIFSQAVGRNIRGSHQNAMTTELVNTTTNSVRPASNQ